A segment of the Candidatus Thermoplasmatota archaeon genome:
TCGCGTTCAACTTGTTCCCAGGTTGCTTTCTGTCCAGAATGATGTTGACTATACATAACTTCTGCTGGTACACCTGCTGAAAACCTGATTTGAACCATCTCCCAGTCGCCTTCGTGTTGATTCAATTCTCCTTTGTTGAATGCATAAAAAAACCAGTATTGAATCACTGAATTTGTATGATCAATATGTGTATAGACGGTGTACCCGAGTGTCGGTAGTGATGCTTGGTAATCTTTAATGATGCCATCATCAGCTATTGTTCCTTTTTGGTTATCAAGATAATACGTATCGCTCGTATACGATGCAAGCATATGTTCGGTTACCGTTGTAGCAATCGGTACTGGATTGTTTTGCTCGTAGAGATATGCATTTTTGATATGGTACGTTACATCAACTGGGTAGCATTCTTCTTGTGCCTCAAAATAAAGGATTGGTGCGTATCGTTCTGCATCAAGATTCTGAGCATGGACACAACAGCAGCTGCTTGCAAGGAATACTCCTAGACAAAAAACTATGAGTAACGATTTTTGAACATTCATAAAATCTCCCACACCTCGATATTTTGATTCATTATTTAACTCTTCGTACGAAGATCGTTGCGCTTGTGAACAAGAGACATGCTGTAAAAAACCTTTAAGTATCATCATCTTTATGGTTGTGTAATATGGGCCAAAAACATACTCTTTCTGATGCTGAATGGCAGAAACGGTTAACCCTTGAACAATATCACATCCTTCGAAAAAAAGGAACTGAACCACCGTTTTCCGGTCGTTTACTCAAGGTCAAAGAACCAGGAATATATCGCTGTGCTGGATGTGGCTCTGAACTTTTTTCTTCAGATTCAAAATTTGATTCGGGGTCAGGTTGGCCAAGCTTTGACGCACCTATTTCGCCACAGAGTGTTACTCTTAAGCAAGATACCAGCCATGGAATGAACCGTATCGAAGTACTGTGTTCTCAGTGTGGTGGTCATCTCGGACATGTGTTTCATGACGGACCAACAAAAACAGGACAACGATATTGTATTAACTCAGCAGCGTTATCCTTTGAAAAAACGATCGTTCAAAAAACAGAACAGGCAACATTTGGCGCCGGGTGTTTTTGGCATGTTGAAGAAACCTTTCGAAAGATTCCTGGTGTGCTGAAAACAACCGTTGGATACATGGGTGGATCACTTCAAAATCCGACGTATGAAGATGTTTGTACTGATAGAACAGGACATGCTGAAGTTGTTCATTTGGAATTTGATCCGACGGTGATCTCGTATGAGCAACTCCTTGATGTTTTTTGGAGTATCCATGATCCAACAACTAAAAACCGACAAGGTCCTGATACGGGGACGCAGTATCGTTCGGTTATTTTTTATCATACCTCTGAGCAGAAAAAGATTGCAGAACAATCACTACAAAAAATCGAACAGGCAAAAAAATATGCTCGTCCTATTGTGACTGAAATAACTGCTGCGCCTACCTTTTATCCTGCAGAGGAATATCATCAAAAATATCTGATGAAACGTGGACTATCGAGTTGTCAACTATAACATATTAAAATAAGTTTCATATTTTTAAAATCGATCATTTTTTCCTTCCGGATTTACAACAGTGGATGTAACGTATCAAATTTAGAAGACATCATGTTGCGTATTTGATGGTGGTTTGAGTTGTTGATGTACTCAAAACGTCATTTGTTCTCTGAATGTTGAGTATCTCTCTCAAAACACAGAGAGGTTTGCGAGAATTCTTGGGGCTTCAGATGAGTATAACCATGTAAGGTGAAGAACGTTTAGCTCTCCAATAACTCACCATACGTAGAAAGATAGAATAAAACTATGGTATCGCACTAAGAGATATTCTACTGTACGCGCAGGGGGTGAGTTTTAACCACTGAATTAAAATTTCAAAAACCTGCCGTTCTCCTCAAATCATATTTATATACTTTTTGCTGTTTTTCTCCGAGAGATAGTAACCTTTATTAGCCACTACTCCATATTGCTCTCCGAGAAAAATACCTCTAGGAGACGGGAGACACACAGCTGCCAAGCAACAGACGACACTATGTCGAAAAAACTGTGTATCCTTTATCATGAGGAGTGATCTATGGCAAATGAAAAAACAGTGACCGATAGCACGTATGATTCTGATAAAATTCAAGTTCTTGAAGGATTAGAATCGGTACGACAAAACCCAGGGATGTACATCGGCAGTACTGATAGTCGAGGATTACATCATCTGGTCTATGAAGTTGTTGATAATGCTGTTGATGAAGCGCTTGCAGGATACTGTACCCATGTTAAAGTATCAATCAACAAAGATGGATCAGTAACGGTTGACGATAACGGCCGAGGGATACCTGTTGACATTCATGAGAAATATAAAAAACCTGGCGTTGAACTTGTTATGACGATGTTATACTCGGGTGGTAAGTTTAACCAGGAGGCGTATAAAGTTTCAGGCGGGCTGCACGGTGTCGGTGTTTCTGTGGTGAATGCGTTATCAGAATGGCTTGAGGTGAAAATCCGCCGTAATGGTAAAGAGTATTTTCAACGGTATGAACGTGGAAAAACAGTGTGTGATTTGAAAGTTATCGGAAAAGCAAAAGACACGGGAACTACAGTGACGTTTCTTCCTGATAAAACTGTGTTTGAAACCACAGAATATATGTATGATATCATTGCGACTCGACTTCGGGAGATTGCATTTCTCAACGCAGGATTGAAAATTGAGATTACTGATCAACGAACCAAACACCATGAAACCTATCAATACAATGGTGGTGTGAGCGAGTTTGTTTTGTATATCAATCGGAATAAAACCTTGTTGCATCCTCATCCGATTTATATCCAAGGAGAACGAGAGTCGATTCCAGTTGAGATAGCAATGCAATACACAGATGCATATACAGAAAGTATTTTCAGTTTCGCAAATAACATCAACACCCATGAAGGTGGAACGCATCTTATTGGTTTCAAAGGAGCTCTGACACGGGTTATTAATGATTATGGCAGGAAAAACAAATTGTTTGATGAATCGTTTAGTTTGAGTGGTGAGGATTGCCGTGAAGGTCTTACTGCAGTGATTTCAGTTAAAATTCATCATCCTCAATTTGAAGGACAGACAAAAACCAAACTTGGCAATTCTGAAGTGAAAGGTGTTGTTGAAAGTATTGTGTATGAAAAACTCGGAGAGTTTTTTGAGGAGAACCCAAGCATTGCTCGGATCATTATTGATAAAGCGGTCCTTGCGAATAAGGCTCGTGATGCTGCTCGGAAAGCACGAGAGCTTACCCGAAGAAAAGGTTTACTTGAACTTTCATCTTTACCTGGTAAACTTGCTGATTGTGCCTGTCGAGATCCCAGTAAATCAGAGTTGTATCTCGTTGAGGGGGATAGTGCTGGTGGGAGTGCAAAGCAAGCTCGTGACAAAGAATTTCAAGCGATTCTGCCGTTACGAGGAAAAATTTTAAATGTGGAAAAAGCACGAATGGAGAAGATTTTGAAAAGCGAGGAGATTCTTGCGTTGATTACTGCTGTTGGTACGGGGATCGGGGAGGAGTTCAACATTGAGAATGCTCGGTATCATAAGATTATTCTCATGACTGATGCTGATGTTGATGGCGAGCATATCCGCACGCTGTTACTCACCTTCTTTTTTAGGTATATGAATCCGTTGATTGAGAAGGGATACCTGTACATTGCACAGCCGCCGTTGTATAAATTAACCAAAGGAAAAACAGTAGAGTATGCATATTCTGATCGTGAGAAACTTCAGAAATTAAAGCAGATGGGTGAGACTGGTGTGAGTATCCAGCGGTATAAAGGTCTTGGAGAAATGAACCCGGAGCAGCTATGGGAGACAACAATGGATCCATCTCGACGGATGATGTTACAGGTTACTATTGAAAATGCGGTTGAGGCGGATAAACTTTTTTCGGTGTTGATGGGCGAGCAGGTTGAACCACGACGTGAATTTATCGAACAACATGCAAAAGATGTTGTCAATCTTGATATTTAAAATAGGGTGATACTTGACTATGGTTGATGATGGAGAAAGAAAGGAGTTAATTCGTGATATTAACGATGAGATGAAACGCGCATTCATTGATTATTCAATGAGTGTGATTATGAGCAGAGCGTTACCTGACGTACGTGACGGACTCAAACCAGTGCATCGGCGGATATTGTACGGAATGAATGAAATGGGTTTATCGTATGAGAAGCCCTACAAGAAATCTGCTCGTATCGTTGGTGATATCCTTGGCAAGTATCATCCGCATGGTGATCAGGCAGTGTATGATTCATTGGTTCGTATGGCTCAGGATTTCTCACTGCGATATCCTTTAGTTTCTGGTCAGGGGAATTTCGGTTCAATTGATGGTGATTCACCTGCAGCGATGCGATACACTGAAGTGAAAATGGCGAAGATCACCAAGTATATTCTTCAGGATATCGAGAAGGAAACTGTTGTCTGGCGTGATAATTTCGATGGTTCATTGAAAGAACCTGAAGTACTTCCATCGGTATTGCCGAATTTGCTTGTGAATGGTTCATCTGGCATTGCGGTTGGTATGGCGACGAATATGGCGCCGCATAATCTCACTGAGGTTGTTGATGGTATTATCCGAGTCATTGATGATCCAGATGTTTCAATTCATGAGCTTGTCGACATCATCAAAGGTCCTGATTTTCCCACCGGTGGTCTAATCTATGGACGTGGCGGAATTCTTGAAGCGTATGCTACGGGTCGTGGGTTGATTCGGATCCGGGCTCGTACAATGATCGAAGGTGATGAACGAAAAAAGATTATTGTTACTGAGCTTCCGTATCAGGTCAACAAATCAGAATTGTTAAAAACCATTGCAACTCTTGTCAAAGAAAAACGACTTGAGGGCATTTCTGATCTGCGTGATGAAAGCGATCGGAAAGGCATGCGTATTGTCATTGAGCTGAAACGCGATGCTATTGAAGATGTTGTGTTAAATCAGTTATTTGAACATACGCAACTTCAGTCGACATTTGGCATCTTAAATCTTGCGATTGTGAAAGGTCAGCCGAAAATCCTCAACCTGAAAGAGATCATTGAGCAGTATATCGAATTCCGGATTGAGATCATCACGAAGAGAACTCAGTATGATTTAACCAAAGCAAAAGAAAAAATGCATATCCTCGAAGGACTGATGATTGCACTGAGACATATCGATGAAGTTATTGAGATCGTCAGGAGAAGCAAAGAGGTTGAAGAAGCAAAGAATCGATTGATGCAACGGTTCAAACTTTCAGAACTGCAAGCAAAAGCAATTCTTGACATGCGGTTGCAGAAACTCGTTGGCATGGAAATAGCAGCAGTTGAACAAGAATATGCCGAAACGAAACAGTTGATTCAACAACTTGAAGAGCTCCTTGCTGATAAGCGGAAGATATTGGCTGAGATTAAACGAGAACTCCTTGAACTCAAAGACAAATTTGGTGATGATCGACGTACTGAAATTGTTGAAGGAGATGCTGATATTGAACTTGAAGATCTTATCCCTCGGCATGATGTTGTTGTGACCATTACAGCAACAGGTTATATTAAACGACTGCCGACTGATACGTATCGGACGCAGCACCGTGGTGGAAAAGGACTTATTGGGATTAAAACCAAAGAAGAAGATGTCGTGATTGATTGTTTTGTAACCAACACCCATGAGTATATCATGTTTTTTACCAACAAAGGTAAAACCTATTGGCTGAAGGCATACAAAATACCTGAGGCCGACCGTCATGCAAAAGGAAAAGCAATCATCAATCTGCTCCCACGATTAGAAGAAGGTGAAAAAATTGAAACTGCACTTCCGATCCATGATTTTGATGACAACCATTATCTCGTGTTTGCAACGAAAAATGGAACCATTAAAAAAACCGTAACGTCAGCGTATGGAAATATCAGGATCAATGGTATTAAGGCAATAACGCTTGCTGAGGGTGATGAACTCATGAGTGTTGTATTGACTGACGGTACGAAGATGATTATGATGGCGTCATCAGACGGTCAGGCTTCTCGGTTTGCTGAATCTGAGATCCGACCGATGGGTCGTACTGCTCACGGGGTAATTGGTATGCGACTCAACAAAGGTGATCGGGTTGTTGCGATGACTGCAGTTGATGAAGATGGTTCGCTTTTAACACTGACTGAGAATGGTTTTGGTAAGCGGTCTCCCATTGCTGATTATCGGCAGACGCATCGCGGCAGTAAAGGTGTTCGAACAATTGTCACCAATGAACGTAATGGTAAAGTAATTTTTGTCAGTCAGGTCAGTGATGATGAAGAGCTCATTATTACCACAATGCAGGGGATGACGGTTCGCATTCCAGTTCGTGATATCCGCAGCCAAGGTCGTAACACTATGGGTGTTCGTATCATGCGACTCAATGAAGGCGATAAGGTTGTTTCGGTAACAAAAGTGATGGCTGAAAACGATGAAAAGAGTTGTATTACACCAGAGGAAACTTCGCTGTCTGAGAAATATCATGTTCCGATTGATGATCCCGGGGAACAACGAAAAGAAGAACCTGTCGCTGAACCTCCTAAAAAAAGTACTTCAAAGCCAATACGTGAATCAGATGAACACGTCAAATCTGAATCAAAACAATTCGGAGTCGAACCAGAAAAAACACCAGAAGTATCTGCATCTGAGGAGGTAACCGATCCATCAACAACGCCAAAACCTCCTCCAAAAAAGAAAAAACCAAAAGGCACGGTGAAAGGTACCTCTCGTTATTCACCGAAAATTAAAAAACCGAAAAAGAAAACAACGGTAAAAAAAGAAAAAACACCTCGAAAAAAAAGTATAAAATCTCAACAGCAGAAACAACAACGAAAGAAAAAAATCAACACAAAAAAAGTTGTTGTAACCAAAAAGAAGATGCGACACAAGAAAACGGATCGTAAGAAAGAACCAGGTATCAAGAAGAAATCGGTCGTGAAATTGAAACAAAAACCACGGAAAAAACATGGAAAGAAACGATAGCAACATTTTTCCATCAGCTTTTTTCTCATTTATCAAAACAATGAATTTTTAGAGTATCTGCAAGGTCATAAGAAGCATCAATATTCCCACAATGATGATTTGATGGATCAGATAAATAAGTAAGGAATGTCTACCAAGAAAAACCAATGCGTGAACCGGTGAAGTTGTTTGTACAGTTCTGATTTGTTTTTTTCGTATCCCTTGCGGATAGAATGTATGGCCGATGCAGATACCAAGGAGAATAACTCCGAACCATGGAAGGAGTGGAAAATAGTCAAGCGTGTAGAAATTTTTTGGTCTGAGACCGAGCCAGAGTAAGTAAGGGAATTCAACGTGAACTCGTGATAGAAACACTCCCAAGATGATACATATGATTCCAAGTGTGAAGGGAGTTACACGATGACGAATGAATGGGTATGCAAGAAGTATTGAAACGCCAATGCAGTGGAGGACTCCAAAAAGTATTGTTCCGTTTCCTTTGAGAAAAAACCAAGTTGCTATGGTTATCAGCATTCCAAAACCAAGTATTCGTAATCCTTGTGTTACGAAAAGGAGATAGAGATTTTGTTGGGTATTGTTTTTGTGTTTTTTGTGGTAACGTAAGGTGAGTGATATACCGACAAGGATGAGAAAGATAGTTCCAATTGAGTAGGTAAAGAGTCGCCATGGTAGTGTTTCGAGATTTATGGTTATAACCTTGTAATACGTCATATCAAAAATAATGTGGAAAAAAATCATCATGACAATTGCGATACCTCTGAGTGCATCAATTTCCCAGTAACGTTCGTCGTGTTTGGCAGTACAAAGATTTTTCATAATACTATTGTATATATTCCGAGTTCCTATTGATGTTTTCTTTTTATAAAACGAGGGATAGCGAGGAATGGATTTGAACCATTGATCTACGGGTTATGGGCCCGTCGGGATTTCCTGACTACCCCACCTCGCTATATATGGATTAAGTTTTTTTCGGTAATTCCGGTGAATAGTTTTTCTCCTACTTAAATGTACCACTCTGTAGTTATTCTGTGAGTTTCTCTTTTTTTGTCAAACTTTTTTGATGTTAACAGATTTCCGATGGAGAGAAAAAATTTTAATACCTGTAACAGGATGAATAGTATGGCGGGAGTTTATGGTGAAGAAGGTTATTGAAAGTCGTTTGGTTCAACGACAGTCGAAATTTCCAACGGTTTGCACCTATTGTAATTCTAAGATTAATGCTGATGATCCCTATTATCTTGAAGAAGGAGTAAAGGAGCATATTCATTCATTGATCGCTCGGAAGTTTTGCATGAATTGTTATACTCGTTATGGGGAAATCATCCTTTTAAAAGGAAAACAGTAATGCGTTGCGTCGGTTGTAGGAAAGGTTTTTCATTAATGTTTTTATTCGTGGTACCAAGAGTTACTTGCAGGGGTACCCGAGCTTGGTCCAAGGGGCAGGGCTTAGGAATGCTTTTGTTTGTAGCATTAAGAAACCCTGTTGCGTAGGCACTCGAGCGTTCAAATCGCTCCCCCTGCACTCGTTTCTCTCGGAGGAGAAGAAACTATGAAGATTATTGCGTTTGCTGGTATGCCGTTTTCTGGTAAATCAGTAGCAGTTGATTTTGCTCGTCAGCAAAATATTCCTGTAGTTCGAATGGGTGATTTAGTCTGGGAAGAAACAAGACGTCAAGGACGACCGTTAGATGATAGAAATGTTGGAGATGTTGCAAATTCCATGAGGAAAAAATATGGGATGGATATATGGGCACAAAAAACAGTTGAATGTATGAAAACATTACCGTCCTCAAATATCTATGTTATTGATGGTATCCGAAACAAGGAAGAAATAATCTACTTTAAAAAGCATCTCGGATCTGACTTTCTTCTCATTGCGATTATTGCATCTGATGAGATTCGACATCAGCGTGGTCTCATGCGTGGACGCCGGGATGATAGCGGTACTCTCAAAGCAATGTTAGAACGAGATAAACGAGAGGTCTCCTGGGGTCTTTTAGAGGTACTTAAATCAGCAGATATACGCATTGAAAATAATTCGAGTCTTGAGGAGTTTCAGGAGCAAATAAAAAAGTTTTTTCAGAGCATCCTGGAGAAACGATAAGTTAATCAACTGTTTTTCTGATTGCGGCGTGGTTTTTTATGTTTGAAGTAAAAATTACGGTTCAACTGAAAAAAGGTGTTTCAGATCCTGAAGGGACAAATACTTTAAAAGCATTGCATCTCCTTGGTTTTGATCAGGTACAATCAGTAAAGACCCTACGGACCTATGATATTGTTATTAATGACGCTGATAAAAACAAGGTGAAAAAAGATGCTGAGCAGATGTGCCAGCGGTTGTTAACTAATCCGGTGATTCATAGTTATGTCATCGATGTCAAAGAGTTGTAAATCTCCGATTTGTCATCCGGTGAGAGATATGGGGACAGACGTTTCTCATTTATTCAACAAAAAAGCAGTTCCTTTTGATTTGTATGAAGTTGATATTCTTAGGGCATCTGATCAAGAACTGTGTGAGTTGAGTAAACAGCTTGGTTTGGCGCTTTCGCTTGATGAGATGCAGCGGATAAAACATTATTTTCAAGAAAAAAAACGTTTACCAACTGATGTTGAACTGCAGGCTCTTGGTCAGGCGTGGAGTGAACATTGTTGTTATAAATCTTCAAAACTTGCATTAAAAAAATATATTTATGGTGTTGCTGAGGATAAAATCATTGCCCGTGAAGATGCTGGTGTTCTTCCCTTTGATGGAAAATATTGTTATTGTGCAAAGATAGAATCACATAACCATCCGTCAGCAATTGAACCGTATGGTGGTGCGGCAACCGGTATTGGTGGCGTGGTCCGTGATGTGGTTTGTATGGGTGCCCAGCCGATTGCGTTTATCGATCCGCTCTTTTTCGGTCCTTTATCGTATCCTGCTCATAAACTTCCTGCTGGTGTCAAGCATCCTCGGTATTTGTTTAAAGGCGTGGTTGATGGTATTCGAGACTATGGTAATCGTATCGGTATTCCAACGGTTGCAGGCTCTGTGTATTTCCATGAGGGGTATCTTGGAAATTGTTTGGTGAACGTTGGATGTCTTGGTATCATGGAGAAGAAGGATTTGGTTCATAGCTATGCAAAAGCACCTGGTAATGTGTATATCTATGTCGGCGGAAAAACTGGTCGTGATGGCATCCACGGGGTAACGTTCGCCTCGGCAGAATTGAACGATGCTAGTGAGGAGAGTAGTAGGTCTGCAGTTCAGGTTGGCGATCCAATTACGAAAGAACCGGTGATTCATGCGACTCTTGAAGCAAATCGCAAAGGATTACTTGAAGGATTAAAGGATTTCGGCGGTGGGGGTCTTTCCTGCGTTTGTGGTGAGTTAGCGTATAGTGCTGGTTTTGGTGCTGAGATTCATCTTGATCATGTTCCCTTAAAAGAAGAAGGGTTGAAACCGTGGGAGATATGGGTATCTGAAAGTCAGGAGAGGATGATGTTCCTTGTTGATCCGAAGAATGTTGATCAGGCGTTGCATATCTGCAAACAGTGGGATGTGTATGCAGCACCAATTGGCAGAGTGATTCAGGAACAAGTTATCCGCGTGTTTTTCAAAGGAGAACGAATCCTTGAGATGGATTTGGAGTTTCTCACCGGTGGACCGGTGTATGATGAATGTATTCGTCCGGTTGTTCTACCACAGCCGACAGATGCTGAAGAAAAAGAAGAACGTTTTCCTATGCCTAATTTGAATGATGCCGTAAAAAAACTACTCTCCTCTGAAAATATTGCATCTAAGGATTGGGTGATTCGTCAGTATGATCATGAGGTCCGTGGTAATACTGTGATTAAACCGTTACATGGAAAAATGAATCAGGAGTCTCATGGTGATGCAGCAGTGATTAAACCCCTTGAGAATTCATGGAGAGGTCTTGCGGTGACTGCTGATGTTAACCCGAGATTTATGGAATTGAATCCATATTGGGGTGCTTGTGCTGCTGTTGATGAGATGTGCCGAAATCTTGTTTCTGTTGGTGCTCGACCTGATTCGATTCTTGATTGTTTGAATTTTGGAAATCCTGAGAAACCTGAACGCATGGGTGAAATTTATGAAACCTGTCGGGGTCTTGGTGATATGGCAAAAGCCTTACGTCTTCCCTTTGCCTCAGGTAATGTGAGTTTGTATAATGAGTCTGTGTCAAGTGCAGTTCCACCAACACCTGAGCTGATGGGTATTGGTATTGTTGATGATATTCGAAACTGTGTAACCAGTGATTTGAAACGTCAGGGAAATCTCTTGTATCTTGTCGGACGGGAAACCATGCAGGAGCTGGGTGGCTCTGAGTATTATCGTCTTATGGGGCGTAAAGGTGGAGTGGTTCCTCGAACCGATGCATCGACGTTGCACCGGTGTTGTGATACGTTGCTGTTGTGTATTGAAAAAAGCATGATTGCTGCATGTCATGATGTCAGTGAAGGTGGTCTTGCGGTGTGTCTTGCTGAAATGATGATCGGTGGTGGTATCGGAGTTCATGTTGATATTTCTGATTTTGGAGCATCGCTTCGTACCGATATGAAATTGTTTTCAGAGACGAATACTCG
Coding sequences within it:
- a CDS encoding AAA family ATPase; translation: MKIIAFAGMPFSGKSVAVDFARQQNIPVVRMGDLVWEETRRQGRPLDDRNVGDVANSMRKKYGMDIWAQKTVECMKTLPSSNIYVIDGIRNKEEIIYFKKHLGSDFLLIAIIASDEIRHQRGLMRGRRDDSGTLKAMLERDKREVSWGLLEVLKSADIRIENNSSLEEFQEQIKKFFQSILEKR
- the gyrB gene encoding DNA topoisomerase (ATP-hydrolyzing) subunit B encodes the protein MANEKTVTDSTYDSDKIQVLEGLESVRQNPGMYIGSTDSRGLHHLVYEVVDNAVDEALAGYCTHVKVSINKDGSVTVDDNGRGIPVDIHEKYKKPGVELVMTMLYSGGKFNQEAYKVSGGLHGVGVSVVNALSEWLEVKIRRNGKEYFQRYERGKTVCDLKVIGKAKDTGTTVTFLPDKTVFETTEYMYDIIATRLREIAFLNAGLKIEITDQRTKHHETYQYNGGVSEFVLYINRNKTLLHPHPIYIQGERESIPVEIAMQYTDAYTESIFSFANNINTHEGGTHLIGFKGALTRVINDYGRKNKLFDESFSLSGEDCREGLTAVISVKIHHPQFEGQTKTKLGNSEVKGVVESIVYEKLGEFFEENPSIARIIIDKAVLANKARDAARKARELTRRKGLLELSSLPGKLADCACRDPSKSELYLVEGDSAGGSAKQARDKEFQAILPLRGKILNVEKARMEKILKSEEILALITAVGTGIGEEFNIENARYHKIILMTDADVDGEHIRTLLLTFFFRYMNPLIEKGYLYIAQPPLYKLTKGKTVEYAYSDREKLQKLKQMGETGVSIQRYKGLGEMNPEQLWETTMDPSRRMMLQVTIENAVEADKLFSVLMGEQVEPRREFIEQHAKDVVNLDI
- the purL gene encoding phosphoribosylformylglycinamidine synthase subunit PurL, with product MGTDVSHLFNKKAVPFDLYEVDILRASDQELCELSKQLGLALSLDEMQRIKHYFQEKKRLPTDVELQALGQAWSEHCCYKSSKLALKKYIYGVAEDKIIAREDAGVLPFDGKYCYCAKIESHNHPSAIEPYGGAATGIGGVVRDVVCMGAQPIAFIDPLFFGPLSYPAHKLPAGVKHPRYLFKGVVDGIRDYGNRIGIPTVAGSVYFHEGYLGNCLVNVGCLGIMEKKDLVHSYAKAPGNVYIYVGGKTGRDGIHGVTFASAELNDASEESSRSAVQVGDPITKEPVIHATLEANRKGLLEGLKDFGGGGLSCVCGELAYSAGFGAEIHLDHVPLKEEGLKPWEIWVSESQERMMFLVDPKNVDQALHICKQWDVYAAPIGRVIQEQVIRVFFKGERILEMDLEFLTGGPVYDECIRPVVLPQPTDAEEKEERFPMPNLNDAVKKLLSSENIASKDWVIRQYDHEVRGNTVIKPLHGKMNQESHGDAAVIKPLENSWRGLAVTADVNPRFMELNPYWGACAAVDEMCRNLVSVGARPDSILDCLNFGNPEKPERMGEIYETCRGLGDMAKALRLPFASGNVSLYNESVSSAVPPTPELMGIGIVDDIRNCVTSDLKRQGNLLYLVGRETMQELGGSEYYRLMGRKGGVVPRTDASTLHRCCDTLLLCIEKSMIAACHDVSEGGLAVCLAEMMIGGGIGVHVDISDFGASLRTDMKLFSETNTRWVVEVPKNTKNKFESLLKRHTVPFTFLGETTGEQKLVITEHKKVVVDVELEDLRRCWLQPLWSVMG
- a CDS encoding bifunctional methionine sulfoxide reductase B/A protein — translated: MGQKHTLSDAEWQKRLTLEQYHILRKKGTEPPFSGRLLKVKEPGIYRCAGCGSELFSSDSKFDSGSGWPSFDAPISPQSVTLKQDTSHGMNRIEVLCSQCGGHLGHVFHDGPTKTGQRYCINSAALSFEKTIVQKTEQATFGAGCFWHVEETFRKIPGVLKTTVGYMGGSLQNPTYEDVCTDRTGHAEVVHLEFDPTVISYEQLLDVFWSIHDPTTKNRQGPDTGTQYRSVIFYHTSEQKKIAEQSLQKIEQAKKYARPIVTEITAAPTFYPAEEYHQKYLMKRGLSSCQL
- the gyrA gene encoding DNA gyrase subunit A, producing MVDDGERKELIRDINDEMKRAFIDYSMSVIMSRALPDVRDGLKPVHRRILYGMNEMGLSYEKPYKKSARIVGDILGKYHPHGDQAVYDSLVRMAQDFSLRYPLVSGQGNFGSIDGDSPAAMRYTEVKMAKITKYILQDIEKETVVWRDNFDGSLKEPEVLPSVLPNLLVNGSSGIAVGMATNMAPHNLTEVVDGIIRVIDDPDVSIHELVDIIKGPDFPTGGLIYGRGGILEAYATGRGLIRIRARTMIEGDERKKIIVTELPYQVNKSELLKTIATLVKEKRLEGISDLRDESDRKGMRIVIELKRDAIEDVVLNQLFEHTQLQSTFGILNLAIVKGQPKILNLKEIIEQYIEFRIEIITKRTQYDLTKAKEKMHILEGLMIALRHIDEVIEIVRRSKEVEEAKNRLMQRFKLSELQAKAILDMRLQKLVGMEIAAVEQEYAETKQLIQQLEELLADKRKILAEIKRELLELKDKFGDDRRTEIVEGDADIELEDLIPRHDVVVTITATGYIKRLPTDTYRTQHRGGKGLIGIKTKEEDVVIDCFVTNTHEYIMFFTNKGKTYWLKAYKIPEADRHAKGKAIINLLPRLEEGEKIETALPIHDFDDNHYLVFATKNGTIKKTVTSAYGNIRINGIKAITLAEGDELMSVVLTDGTKMIMMASSDGQASRFAESEIRPMGRTAHGVIGMRLNKGDRVVAMTAVDEDGSLLTLTENGFGKRSPIADYRQTHRGSKGVRTIVTNERNGKVIFVSQVSDDEELIITTMQGMTVRIPVRDIRSQGRNTMGVRIMRLNEGDKVVSVTKVMAENDEKSCITPEETSLSEKYHVPIDDPGEQRKEEPVAEPPKKSTSKPIRESDEHVKSESKQFGVEPEKTPEVSASEEVTDPSTTPKPPPKKKKPKGTVKGTSRYSPKIKKPKKKTTVKKEKTPRKKSIKSQQQKQQRKKKINTKKVVVTKKKMRHKKTDRKKEPGIKKKSVVKLKQKPRKKHGKKR
- a CDS encoding heparan-alpha-glucosaminide N-acetyltransferase, with translation MKNLCTAKHDERYWEIDALRGIAIVMMIFFHIIFDMTYYKVITINLETLPWRLFTYSIGTIFLILVGISLTLRYHKKHKNNTQQNLYLLFVTQGLRILGFGMLITIATWFFLKGNGTILFGVLHCIGVSILLAYPFIRHRVTPFTLGIICIILGVFLSRVHVEFPYLLWLGLRPKNFYTLDYFPLLPWFGVILLGICIGHTFYPQGIRKKQIRTVQTTSPVHALVFLGRHSLLIYLIHQIIIVGILMLLMTLQIL
- the purS gene encoding phosphoribosylformylglycinamidine synthase subunit PurS is translated as MFEVKITVQLKKGVSDPEGTNTLKALHLLGFDQVQSVKTLRTYDIVINDADKNKVKKDAEQMCQRLLTNPVIHSYVIDVKEL